In one window of Paraflavitalea soli DNA:
- a CDS encoding Lrp/AsnC ligand binding domain-containing protein — MGSKLNLDKLDLQIIHEMMDNAEISYADLGKKLFVSGGTIHVRIKKLQEAGVVKGTKLNVDLKQMGYDVIAFIGIYLEKSSLYDSVAKELQKIPEITRLNYTTGNYSMFAEIICRDINQLRFVLHDELQKIKGIERTETFISLEESFNRNVQVMAG, encoded by the coding sequence ATGGGATCTAAATTGAATCTTGATAAACTCGATTTACAGATCATTCACGAGATGATGGACAATGCCGAGATTTCTTATGCAGACCTTGGTAAGAAGTTATTCGTTTCGGGAGGCACCATCCATGTGCGGATCAAAAAACTACAGGAAGCAGGGGTAGTGAAAGGTACTAAATTAAACGTGGACCTGAAGCAAATGGGCTATGATGTAATAGCTTTTATTGGAATATATCTTGAAAAAAGCTCACTCTATGACTCCGTAGCCAAGGAGTTGCAAAAAATACCTGAAATTACCCGCCTCAACTATACCACTGGCAATTACAGCATGTTTGCGGAGATCATTTGCCGTGATATTAATCAATTGAGGTTTGTATTACACGATGAATTACAGAAGATCAAAGGCATAGAACGTACCGAAACTTTTATATCCCTGGAAGAAAGCTTTAACCGTAATGTGCAGGTAATGGCGGGATAA